A stretch of Nonomuraea africana DNA encodes these proteins:
- a CDS encoding PaaX family transcriptional regulator C-terminal domain-containing protein, which produces MSTLRNTPMGTRADAGSAAPASVPTRLLVHALVREDGTVDAGELYTVAGLLGMSDQQVRLCIKRLVAEGRFSHEGRGRKALLRAVADATGSLTPNVAYVRHAYRQDLGLAAWDGVWHLFAFAIPESSRTSRDALRDTLRHLGAAPIQSGLYVSANRIEELVEAQVRHLDVAHAVTCLTSTDLRIGGHDDPPALAAALWPLDDIAARHDRLAEFARVCLDRLAQPDTLTGSEQLTMAIQLAAAFTHAMEPDPLLPPELLPRPWPGAHARRLTAACWTALTEADTHATTGTPVPRLFVQYEDLLASIPSA; this is translated from the coding sequence ATGAGCACCCTCCGGAACACCCCGATGGGCACGCGTGCTGACGCGGGCAGCGCCGCCCCTGCGTCCGTCCCCACCCGCCTACTGGTGCACGCGCTGGTCCGCGAAGACGGCACCGTCGACGCCGGTGAGCTCTACACCGTCGCCGGCCTTCTCGGCATGAGCGACCAGCAGGTCCGCCTGTGCATCAAGCGGCTTGTCGCCGAGGGCCGCTTCAGCCACGAAGGCCGCGGACGCAAGGCCCTGTTGAGGGCGGTCGCCGACGCCACCGGCTCGCTCACCCCCAACGTCGCCTACGTCCGCCACGCCTACCGCCAAGACCTGGGGCTCGCAGCCTGGGACGGTGTCTGGCACCTGTTCGCCTTCGCCATCCCCGAGTCGAGCAGGACTTCCCGCGACGCCCTTCGCGACACCTTGCGCCACCTCGGCGCCGCTCCCATCCAGAGCGGCCTCTACGTCAGCGCCAACCGCATCGAAGAACTCGTCGAAGCCCAGGTCCGCCACCTCGACGTTGCCCACGCGGTCACCTGCCTCACCAGCACCGACCTGCGCATCGGGGGCCACGATGACCCGCCCGCCCTGGCCGCCGCCCTCTGGCCCCTGGACGACATCGCCGCCCGCCACGACCGCCTCGCCGAATTCGCCCGGGTCTGCCTCGACCGCCTCGCGCAGCCGGACACCCTCACCGGGTCCGAGCAGCTGACCATGGCCATCCAGCTCGCCGCGGCCTTCACCCACGCCATGGAACCAGATCCCCTCCTGCCCCCCGAACTCCTCCCACGGCCCTGGCCCGGCGCCCACGCCCGCCGGCTCACGGCCGCCTGCTGGACCGCACTCACCGAGGCCGACACCCACGCCACGACCGGGACCCCTGTCCCACGCCTGTTCGTCCAATACGAGGACCTACTCGCATCGATCCCGAGCGCCTGA
- a CDS encoding serine hydrolase domain-containing protein: MSLDLPDLRTDLETLAEAHGITGAVVAFAAGDEVAEAATGVLNSRTGHPATTGSLFQIGSVAKAWTATLVMQLVDEGRLDLDQSAQSVLPGLALPDPVTIRQLLAHTGGFEGDVFVDTGRGDDAIEKLVALLGEVPRLSPPGAVWSYNNAGYVVLGRVVEVLRGVPYNQALRTHLIGPLGLTRTATSADEAILYSTAVGHAGGEPVPTWSLMRSNDPAGSSLAMTARDLLTFARAHLSDGAGVLPARLARMMREPQVTLPDLGRPSRWGLGWELQEWAGGTVVGHDGSTPGQAAVLKLVPEAGVAAVLLTNGGDPDPLVAELVAPVLSRIAGVVPPAPPTPPDPPLPFVVERYAGRYVSDVMAWEVAGDDEGRLWVTVTPLGAMAAHGGSQTFELVRLRQDTFVFAQARGGVHSAVAFLGEGERARYLHTGRLNVRRSL, translated from the coding sequence ATGAGCCTCGACCTGCCCGACCTGCGAACCGACCTCGAAACGCTGGCCGAGGCGCACGGCATCACGGGGGCGGTCGTCGCCTTCGCCGCCGGCGACGAGGTGGCCGAGGCCGCGACCGGCGTGCTCAACTCCCGTACGGGCCACCCCGCCACGACCGGTTCGCTGTTCCAGATCGGCTCGGTCGCCAAGGCCTGGACGGCGACGCTGGTGATGCAGCTCGTCGACGAGGGGCGGCTCGACCTCGACCAGAGCGCGCAGTCGGTGCTGCCCGGGCTCGCGCTGCCCGACCCGGTGACGATCAGGCAGTTGCTGGCGCACACGGGCGGGTTCGAGGGCGACGTGTTCGTCGACACCGGCAGGGGCGACGATGCGATCGAGAAGCTGGTCGCGCTGCTCGGCGAGGTGCCTCGGCTGTCGCCACCTGGGGCGGTCTGGTCGTACAACAACGCCGGATACGTCGTGCTCGGCCGGGTCGTCGAGGTGCTGCGCGGCGTGCCGTACAACCAGGCGCTGCGCACCCACCTGATCGGTCCGCTGGGCCTGACCCGCACGGCCACCAGCGCCGACGAGGCCATCCTGTACAGCACGGCGGTCGGCCACGCGGGCGGCGAGCCCGTCCCGACGTGGTCGCTGATGCGCTCGAACGATCCGGCGGGGTCGAGCCTGGCCATGACCGCCCGCGACCTGCTGACCTTCGCCCGCGCCCATCTGTCCGACGGCGCAGGAGTGCTGCCCGCCCGGCTGGCCAGGATGATGCGGGAGCCGCAGGTCACGCTGCCCGACCTCGGCAGGCCGTCGCGCTGGGGCCTCGGCTGGGAGCTGCAAGAGTGGGCGGGCGGCACGGTCGTCGGGCACGACGGCTCGACCCCGGGCCAGGCCGCGGTGCTCAAGCTGGTGCCGGAGGCGGGCGTGGCCGCGGTGCTGCTGACCAACGGCGGCGACCCCGACCCGCTGGTGGCCGAGCTGGTCGCCCCCGTGCTCAGCCGCATCGCCGGGGTCGTCCCGCCCGCGCCCCCGACGCCTCCCGACCCGCCGTTGCCCTTCGTGGTCGAGCGCTACGCCGGACGGTACGTGTCGGACGTGATGGCCTGGGAGGTGGCCGGCGACGACGAGGGACGGCTGTGGGTGACGGTCACGCCGCTCGGCGCGATGGCGGCGCACGGAGGGTCGCAGACGTTCGAGCTGGTCAGGCTGCGCCAGGACACGTTCGTGTTCGCTCAGGCGAGGGGCGGAGTTCACTCGGCCGTCGCGTTCCTGGGCGAGGGCGAGCGGGCGCGGTACCTGCACACGGGGCGGCTGAACGTCCGCCGTTCCCTGTGA
- a CDS encoding S9 family peptidase: MIDAYRRAEALHVSQEAKLVHRSAVTPVWEEDSFWYEASSPEGPTYVRIFPDRKERVETREAPAAAAEPTLPPEVTGAQTSPDGRYTVTAADGDLLVNGRPLTHDGEPGHAYGLPSDQNRLPIVATQQGMTTPPLLAWAPDGRRFVTHRVDQRHVPTLTITQSCPPGGGRPLAHTMHYEMPGDPLPTFTHAIFDAETGERVDLAVEPLPFTHDAPLNLGRIWWEDNDTLWILYGTRGHRGAILYRADARTGRAEILMEEHTDTIMSTAPTIVEHPLVRTGGDEVLWYSDRSGWGHLYLYKGGELKNPVTEGEWLVRELLRVDWAAREVLFLSGGHGSNPYDRRLCRADLDGGGVTVLTPEDADHQAHVSPDGRWLVDTYATPGTPSVSVLRDATGAVVMELERAELSALEKAGWRAPERFTAKAADGVTDVHGLLFLPSDFDPSKRYPILDSIYNGPQIPRQLRTTLRGYTLDPWLLDPAGGAPSLAALGMAVVVLDGRGTPYRGKAFQEVSYGDPAVSVGLGDHVAAITQLAAERPYLDLERVGVTGHSGGGAATTRALLTYPDFFRVGVASAGDYEHDGYYAIWGETYQGPPPRDYAEGSMLPHAGALTGKLLIVFGEMDDNCHPALSLRLVNALIEADADFEMLMVPNAAHGYLHAEAHVLRRQWDFLTRHLIGAEPPAGYRIDPTFGASA; this comes from the coding sequence GTACGAGGCGAGCAGCCCCGAAGGCCCCACCTATGTCCGGATATTTCCGGACAGAAAGGAACGGGTAGAGACGCGGGAGGCGCCCGCCGCCGCGGCCGAACCCACCCTGCCTCCCGAGGTCACCGGCGCCCAGACCTCGCCCGACGGCCGCTACACGGTGACCGCCGCGGACGGCGACCTCCTGGTCAACGGCAGGCCGCTCACCCACGACGGCGAGCCAGGCCACGCCTACGGCCTGCCGAGCGACCAGAACCGGTTGCCGATCGTGGCCACCCAGCAGGGGATGACCACGCCGCCGCTGCTGGCCTGGGCCCCCGACGGGCGCAGGTTCGTCACCCACCGCGTCGACCAGCGGCACGTGCCCACGCTGACGATCACCCAGTCGTGCCCGCCGGGCGGCGGGCGCCCGCTGGCGCACACGATGCACTACGAGATGCCCGGCGACCCCCTGCCCACCTTCACCCACGCGATCTTCGACGCGGAGACGGGCGAGCGGGTCGACCTGGCCGTCGAGCCGCTGCCCTTCACCCACGACGCCCCGCTCAACCTGGGCCGGATCTGGTGGGAGGACAACGACACGCTGTGGATCCTGTACGGCACGCGCGGCCACAGGGGCGCCATCCTCTACCGCGCCGACGCCAGGACCGGACGGGCCGAGATACTCATGGAGGAGCACACCGACACGATCATGAGCACCGCCCCGACCATCGTCGAGCACCCCCTCGTGCGCACCGGCGGCGACGAGGTGCTGTGGTACTCCGACCGCTCCGGATGGGGCCACCTCTACCTGTACAAGGGTGGCGAGCTCAAGAACCCGGTGACCGAGGGCGAGTGGCTCGTCCGCGAACTGCTCAGAGTCGACTGGGCCGCCAGGGAGGTGCTGTTCCTGTCCGGCGGGCACGGCTCGAACCCCTACGACCGCAGGCTGTGCCGCGCGGACCTCGACGGCGGCGGCGTCACCGTGCTCACCCCCGAGGACGCCGACCACCAGGCGCACGTCTCCCCCGACGGCCGCTGGCTGGTCGACACCTACGCCACACCGGGCACGCCGAGCGTCAGCGTGCTGCGCGACGCGACGGGCGCGGTCGTCATGGAGCTGGAGCGGGCCGAGCTGTCCGCGCTGGAGAAGGCGGGCTGGCGGGCGCCCGAGCGGTTCACCGCCAAGGCCGCCGACGGCGTCACCGACGTGCACGGCCTGCTGTTCCTTCCCTCCGACTTCGATCCCTCGAAGCGGTACCCGATCCTCGACTCGATCTACAACGGGCCGCAGATCCCCCGGCAGCTGCGCACGACGCTGCGCGGCTACACGCTCGACCCCTGGCTGCTCGACCCCGCGGGCGGCGCGCCTTCGCTGGCGGCGCTCGGCATGGCGGTCGTGGTGCTCGACGGGCGCGGCACGCCGTACAGGGGGAAGGCCTTCCAGGAGGTCTCCTACGGCGACCCCGCCGTGTCGGTGGGGCTGGGGGACCACGTCGCCGCGATCACCCAGCTGGCGGCCGAACGACCCTACCTCGACCTGGAGCGGGTCGGCGTCACGGGGCACTCGGGCGGCGGCGCGGCCACGACCAGGGCGCTGCTGACGTACCCCGACTTCTTCCGCGTGGGGGTCGCCTCCGCCGGCGACTACGAGCACGACGGTTACTACGCGATCTGGGGCGAGACCTACCAGGGGCCGCCGCCGAGGGACTACGCCGAGGGCTCGATGCTGCCGCACGCCGGCGCGCTCACCGGCAAGCTGCTGATCGTCTTCGGCGAGATGGACGACAACTGCCACCCGGCCCTGTCGTTGCGCCTGGTCAACGCGCTGATCGAGGCCGACGCCGACTTCGAGATGCTCATGGTGCCCAACGCCGCCCACGGCTATCTGCACGCCGAGGCGCACGTGCTGCGCCGCCAGTGGGACTTCCTCACCCGCCACCTGATCGGCGCGGAGCCCCCCGCCGGTTACCGCATCGACCCGACCTTCGGAGCGTCCGCATGA
- a CDS encoding DUF1801 domain-containing protein encodes MSDAEFGKAVEENVPFHYQPIVAMLRRLVSEEAPAAQEVTLYGSPAWKGAKVLAIISVSKTHLTFAFERGAEFDDPHGLLAGVGKKTRHVKLKTLESADQDALRHYIRQAVALDAQ; translated from the coding sequence ATGAGCGATGCGGAATTCGGCAAGGCCGTGGAGGAAAACGTCCCCTTCCACTATCAGCCGATCGTGGCGATGCTGCGGCGGCTCGTGAGTGAGGAGGCGCCCGCAGCCCAAGAAGTGACCCTCTACGGATCTCCCGCGTGGAAGGGCGCCAAGGTGCTGGCCATCATCAGCGTCAGCAAGACCCATCTAACCTTCGCCTTCGAGCGCGGCGCCGAGTTCGACGACCCCCACGGCCTGCTGGCCGGAGTGGGGAAGAAGACACGGCACGTCAAGCTCAAGACCCTCGAATCGGCCGACCAGGACGCGTTGCGCCACTACATTCGCCAGGCCGTCGCACTGGACGCCCAGTAG
- a CDS encoding ATP-binding protein: MLKGRGPERNRLERMLANARGGRSGALVVRGEAGIGKSALLDDLASAADGMRVLRAVGIESEAELPFSGLHLLLHPFADRLEVLPSQQAEVMRSAFGLAEVPVRDPFLIGAATLTLLSDLAAQRPLVCLLDDAQWLDRASSDALFFAARRLHDDPIAMVFAVRDTVQPFPTPGIDAMRLDGLDRASATDLLAECAPELTVPVRDRLLDEAGGNPLALIELAHALRDGLVEQAGPLRVTGRIMDAFRAQLGELPAATRLLLLLAAADGAAELGVILRAGETLGASPVHLGSAEEARLVVTSGEEIRFRHPLIRAVAYQSAPHHQRIAAHRALAEAMSAAEDADRRTWHRAAAATGPDEEVAGELERTAERARHRGGTMAVASAYERAARLSADQEGKAQRIVRAARSAYDAGRPDWATRLATEAAALTGEPGVVAEAAYVRAQVEYERTSPAADAALALEGAMLITRSDPERAVSMLTEAVWAARDACAHDLLRRSVTQLETVPLPAGSPLTPVTAALIGYGKLSDGDPGTAVAPMRALVKAVQAGTVQDFVERVIAGFMGLLIADDEAATEVLETLAADVRAAGSLGWLPYVLEPLAIGRLLRGDFRGAQADVAEATSLASDIGMDMQVTVLKAISVWLAAVTGDADECRALAGEVLEHAALHPTNAALASWGVGLLDLADGRCEQALDRLDAVCAGPARHDLLIRAVPDHVEAAVRSGRADLARRHLPTLAAWAEHNVLGSALELRCQAMLSDGEQAEEHYRAALALIPGRPYEFARTRLAYGEWLRRQRRRSEARAILVQAEDAFARLGAARWAERARAELTVLGDRPVARAQADDPLQRLTPQELQVVRLAAAGYSNREIAARLYLSPRTVGHHLYRAYPKIGVTRRMELTQLEL; this comes from the coding sequence ATGCTGAAGGGTCGCGGCCCAGAGCGGAATCGCCTGGAGCGGATGCTTGCGAACGCCAGGGGAGGACGGAGCGGGGCGCTAGTGGTGCGGGGTGAAGCGGGGATCGGCAAGTCCGCCCTGCTCGACGACCTCGCGTCGGCTGCCGACGGGATGCGGGTACTGCGGGCAGTCGGCATCGAGTCCGAGGCCGAGCTTCCGTTCAGCGGCCTGCACCTGCTGCTGCATCCGTTCGCGGACCGGCTGGAGGTGTTGCCGAGTCAGCAGGCGGAGGTCATGCGGTCGGCGTTCGGGCTGGCGGAGGTGCCGGTGCGCGACCCGTTCCTCATCGGCGCTGCGACGCTCACCCTGCTCTCGGACCTGGCAGCGCAGCGACCGCTGGTGTGCCTGCTCGACGATGCCCAGTGGCTGGACCGGGCGTCCTCGGACGCGCTGTTCTTCGCGGCACGGCGGCTTCATGACGATCCGATCGCGATGGTTTTCGCGGTTCGGGACACCGTGCAGCCCTTCCCCACCCCTGGGATCGACGCCATGCGACTGGACGGGCTGGATCGCGCCTCCGCCACGGACCTGCTGGCGGAATGCGCGCCCGAGCTGACCGTCCCGGTGCGCGACAGGCTCCTGGACGAGGCGGGCGGCAACCCGCTGGCCCTGATTGAGCTGGCGCACGCGCTGCGGGACGGCCTCGTCGAGCAGGCAGGCCCCCTGCGGGTCACCGGCCGCATCATGGATGCCTTCCGGGCCCAGCTGGGGGAGCTGCCCGCGGCCACTCGCCTGCTCCTACTCCTGGCGGCGGCCGACGGTGCCGCCGAACTGGGCGTGATTCTGCGGGCGGGCGAGACTCTCGGGGCGTCCCCTGTTCACCTCGGCTCGGCTGAGGAGGCCCGTCTCGTCGTCACGTCCGGGGAGGAGATCAGGTTCCGTCATCCGCTCATTCGCGCGGTCGCCTACCAGAGCGCTCCCCACCACCAGCGCATCGCGGCACACAGAGCGCTGGCCGAGGCCATGTCAGCCGCAGAGGACGCCGACCGCAGGACCTGGCATCGGGCCGCCGCCGCCACCGGCCCCGATGAGGAGGTCGCGGGTGAGCTGGAACGCACCGCCGAACGCGCCCGACACCGTGGCGGGACGATGGCCGTCGCCTCGGCGTACGAGCGTGCCGCCCGGCTCAGCGCCGACCAGGAAGGCAAGGCCCAGCGAATCGTCCGCGCGGCGCGGTCGGCCTACGACGCGGGCCGCCCGGACTGGGCGACCCGGCTCGCGACCGAGGCCGCGGCCCTCACCGGTGAGCCCGGTGTCGTCGCCGAGGCGGCCTACGTGCGTGCGCAGGTCGAGTACGAACGTACCTCGCCGGCCGCCGACGCGGCTCTGGCGCTGGAGGGCGCCATGCTGATCACCCGGAGCGATCCGGAGCGGGCCGTGTCCATGCTGACTGAGGCGGTGTGGGCGGCTCGTGACGCCTGCGCTCACGATCTCCTACGGCGTAGTGTCACCCAGCTGGAGACCGTCCCGCTGCCTGCGGGCTCACCGCTCACACCGGTCACCGCGGCGCTGATCGGCTACGGAAAGCTCAGCGACGGGGACCCGGGCACGGCCGTCGCGCCGATGCGTGCGCTGGTCAAGGCCGTCCAGGCCGGAACCGTCCAGGACTTCGTGGAGCGGGTGATCGCCGGCTTCATGGGCTTGCTGATCGCCGACGACGAGGCGGCGACGGAGGTGCTGGAAACACTGGCCGCCGACGTCAGGGCGGCGGGGTCGCTCGGCTGGCTCCCCTACGTCCTGGAGCCCTTGGCGATCGGACGACTGCTGCGCGGTGACTTCCGCGGTGCCCAGGCCGACGTCGCCGAGGCCACCTCACTGGCGTCCGACATCGGCATGGACATGCAGGTGACCGTACTGAAGGCCATCTCGGTGTGGCTTGCCGCGGTGACAGGTGACGCCGACGAGTGCCGGGCGCTGGCCGGCGAGGTGCTGGAACACGCGGCACTGCACCCCACCAACGCGGCCCTGGCCTCGTGGGGCGTGGGCCTGCTCGACCTCGCCGACGGGCGTTGCGAGCAGGCGCTCGACCGGCTCGACGCGGTGTGCGCGGGACCCGCCCGGCACGATCTGCTCATCCGGGCCGTACCGGATCACGTGGAAGCCGCGGTGCGCTCCGGGCGCGCCGACCTCGCCCGGCGGCACCTGCCGACCTTGGCGGCGTGGGCCGAGCACAACGTGCTCGGCAGCGCGCTCGAGCTGCGCTGCCAGGCCATGCTCAGCGACGGAGAGCAGGCCGAGGAGCACTATCGCGCCGCGCTGGCCCTCATCCCCGGCCGGCCGTATGAGTTCGCGCGGACCAGGCTCGCCTACGGCGAATGGCTGCGCCGCCAGCGCCGCCGCTCCGAAGCCCGCGCCATCCTGGTCCAGGCGGAGGACGCCTTTGCCCGGCTCGGCGCGGCGCGGTGGGCCGAACGCGCCCGCGCCGAGCTGACGGTACTCGGCGACCGGCCGGTAGCCCGCGCCCAGGCCGATGACCCGCTCCAGCGGCTGACCCCGCAGGAACTCCAGGTCGTACGGCTGGCCGCGGCCGGGTACAGCAACCGGGAGATCGCGGCGCGGCTGTACCTCAGCCCGCGGACCGTGGGCCACCACCTCTACCGGGCCTACCCGAAGATCGGCGTGACCCGCCGGATGGAGCTCACACAGCTCGAGTTGTGA
- a CDS encoding GNAT family N-acetyltransferase produces the protein MDATKPGTRPGHPDGPEVCRDVPEGSESRVAALYWQAFGRKLGAALNPPDKAHAFLAAHLHHDRGVAAVVDGEVAGVAGYQLGGRGLMGGDAGDVLSAYGTLRGLPRLALLALMERRPADGELVMDGIAVAPEHRGKGVGSLLLREIAAVAAEHSCRRIRLDVIDVNPRARALYERHGFIAVHTEKTPYLRNLMGFGAVTTMHLPVTPAVSTNRREA, from the coding sequence ATGGACGCGACGAAGCCGGGGACCAGGCCGGGACATCCGGATGGCCCTGAGGTGTGCAGGGACGTGCCCGAGGGCAGTGAGTCACGTGTGGCCGCGCTGTACTGGCAGGCGTTCGGACGGAAGCTCGGCGCAGCCCTGAATCCGCCGGACAAGGCCCACGCCTTCCTCGCGGCCCATCTCCACCACGACCGGGGTGTGGCCGCCGTCGTCGACGGCGAGGTGGCAGGCGTGGCCGGCTACCAGCTCGGCGGACGCGGCCTGATGGGCGGCGACGCGGGCGACGTCCTGTCCGCCTACGGGACCTTGCGCGGCCTGCCCCGCCTGGCCCTCCTCGCCCTGATGGAACGGCGCCCCGCCGACGGCGAGCTCGTGATGGACGGCATCGCCGTCGCCCCCGAGCACCGGGGCAAAGGCGTCGGCAGCCTCCTGCTGCGCGAGATCGCGGCCGTGGCCGCCGAGCACTCCTGCCGGCGCATCCGCCTGGACGTCATCGACGTCAATCCGCGCGCCCGCGCCCTGTACGAACGGCACGGCTTCATCGCCGTACACACCGAGAAGACCCCGTACCTACGCAACCTGATGGGCTTCGGCGCCGTTACCACCATGCACCTCCCCGTCACGCCGGCCGTCTCGACGAACCGCAGGGAGGCTTGA
- a CDS encoding SDR family NAD(P)-dependent oxidoreductase yields MLLENKTAVIYGGGGSIGGAMARAFAAEGARVFLAGRTPGKLDTVAAEIRRDGGLAETAIVDALDEAAVNGWVDSIAAQAGSIDVSVNLISQDALFVPLLDMPVADFGQAMDKVARSFLLTAKAAARHMVKQGSGVILHFGGSHPTNSTPGLGTVQIGCDLVEAMRRQWACELGQHSVRVISMRTGGIPEGMPDLPEMEPYKQKMVDATLLKRAATLDDVGRVAVFLASEHARTLTSTQVNMSCGAFVD; encoded by the coding sequence ATGCTTCTGGAGAACAAGACCGCGGTGATCTACGGCGGCGGCGGATCCATCGGCGGTGCGATGGCGCGGGCCTTCGCCGCAGAGGGAGCGAGAGTCTTCCTCGCCGGCCGTACCCCCGGCAAGCTCGACACCGTCGCAGCGGAGATCCGCCGCGACGGCGGCCTGGCCGAGACGGCGATCGTGGACGCCCTGGACGAGGCCGCCGTCAACGGCTGGGTCGACTCCATCGCGGCACAGGCCGGCAGCATCGACGTCTCGGTGAACCTCATCTCCCAGGACGCCCTGTTCGTCCCGCTACTCGACATGCCCGTCGCCGACTTCGGCCAGGCGATGGACAAGGTCGCGCGCTCGTTCCTGCTGACCGCCAAGGCCGCCGCCCGGCACATGGTCAAGCAGGGCTCGGGCGTCATCCTGCACTTCGGCGGCTCCCACCCCACCAACTCCACGCCAGGCCTGGGCACTGTGCAGATCGGCTGCGACCTGGTCGAGGCCATGCGCCGTCAGTGGGCCTGCGAACTCGGCCAGCACTCCGTCCGCGTCATCTCGATGCGGACCGGCGGGATCCCCGAGGGCATGCCCGACCTTCCTGAGATGGAGCCTTACAAGCAGAAGATGGTCGACGCCACCCTCCTCAAGAGGGCCGCGACCCTGGACGACGTCGGCCGGGTCGCTGTGTTCCTGGCCTCCGAGCACGCCAGGACCCTCACCTCCACGCAGGTGAACATGTCCTGCGGCGCCTTCGTCGACTGA
- a CDS encoding integrase core domain-containing protein, which produces MFDDIFAAVGITVLKTPPRTPRANCYAERWIRTVRAECTDRLLIYGERHLRAVPDEYIDHYNGHRPRQARGQRPPDHDELVVLMEGRIERRKVLGGAINEYLRAG; this is translated from the coding sequence GTGTTCGATGACATTTTCGCCGCCGTGGGGATCACGGTGCTGAAGACGCCGCCGCGCACACCTCGGGCGAACTGTTATGCCGAGCGATGGATCCGTACGGTGCGCGCCGAGTGCACCGACCGCCTGCTGATCTACGGCGAACGCCACCTGCGCGCGGTCCCGGACGAGTACATCGATCATTACAACGGCCATCGGCCTCGCCAGGCGCGCGGGCAACGACCACCCGATCACGACGAGCTGGTGGTGCTGATGGAAGGCCGGATCGAACGCCGCAAGGTACTCGGAGGAGCGATCAACGAGTACCTCCGAGCCGGATAG
- a CDS encoding alpha/beta hydrolase family protein — protein MWSLGAVLLVAASLGGVAVWQNTYALREERITVRHDGRLLDGVLARPESGDGPFGLVVFVHGDGPIDATHDTFYRPLWESFAKAGYASLSLSKPGIGASEGNWLDQSMDDRADETLAAITWARTRPDIDGRRIGLWGASQAGWVLPKVAARDRAVRFVVAVSPAVDWQQQGRYNLLADLRKNGATQDEKQTALRRREASLRMLRQNATFEEYRTAVGDTDGMTAERWRFIAKNYRSNASEDLRAMRGTPTLLVLAGHDINVDVSDTEAAYRRILPTASLTVRHYPDATHSLVDNAVENSEPRLALTAVFAPRRLYTPGFLADQRHFVEQITDRKTTE, from the coding sequence GTGTGGTCGTTGGGCGCTGTGCTGCTGGTGGCCGCGAGTCTCGGCGGTGTCGCGGTCTGGCAGAACACCTACGCGTTGCGGGAGGAGCGCATCACCGTACGCCACGACGGGCGGTTGCTGGACGGCGTCCTCGCGCGGCCGGAGAGCGGCGACGGCCCCTTCGGCCTGGTGGTCTTCGTCCACGGCGACGGGCCCATCGACGCCACGCACGACACCTTCTACCGGCCCCTGTGGGAGTCCTTCGCTAAGGCCGGCTACGCCTCGCTCTCCCTGAGCAAGCCCGGCATCGGCGCCTCCGAGGGAAACTGGCTGGACCAAAGCATGGACGACCGAGCCGACGAGACCCTCGCCGCGATCACCTGGGCACGCACCCGTCCCGACATCGACGGTCGGCGAATCGGTCTGTGGGGAGCCAGTCAGGCAGGGTGGGTGCTGCCCAAGGTCGCAGCCCGCGACCGCGCTGTGCGGTTCGTCGTCGCGGTCTCACCGGCCGTCGACTGGCAACAGCAAGGGCGCTACAACCTCCTCGCCGACCTGCGCAAGAACGGTGCCACCCAGGACGAGAAACAAACAGCGCTGCGACGGCGCGAGGCGAGCCTGCGCATGCTGCGGCAGAACGCGACCTTCGAGGAGTACCGCACCGCCGTCGGCGACACCGACGGCATGACCGCCGAACGCTGGCGGTTCATCGCCAAGAACTACCGCTCCAACGCGAGCGAGGACCTGCGCGCCATGCGCGGCACTCCCACGCTCCTGGTGCTGGCCGGGCACGACATCAACGTCGACGTGTCCGACACCGAGGCCGCCTATCGGCGCATCCTGCCCACTGCCTCCCTGACGGTGCGGCACTACCCCGACGCCACCCACTCGCTGGTCGACAACGCTGTCGAGAACTCCGAGCCGCGCCTGGCTCTCACCGCCGTCTTCGCCCCGCGACGCTTGTACACGCCCGGATTTCTCGCCGACCAGCGCCACTTCGTCGAGCAGATC